The following DNA comes from Flexistipes sp..
TATTTCGGCAGGCAGCCTGTATGCAAAGGAATTTTATCTGAGTCTTCCTCTGCCTTCGAATACGCAGTATAACAATGTCAACGACAATACAATCAGGTCTGTCCCCTCTGAAAAAACATTCGAAACAGCAAAAGAGGAAAAACAGAATATGAAATTGAATCTTCAGGGTATTATCAAAGTAAGCAATGATTATACGGCACTTATAAACGGACGGATTCATAAAACCGGTGATAAAATCAACAGCTATAGAATTATTTCTATAGACAGTGACAACGTATTGCTTTCAAAAAACGGAAACAGGGTGGAATTATATGTGGGCAAAGATTAAAATTTTATTGGTATTTTTTATTTTAATGATATCTGCAGCTTCTTTGTATGCTGAGAATACAAAAAGCACAATGCAGCCTGAAAAACTAAGCCAAAACGTTTCGCTCAACCTGCGCAATGCCAGTATCAGAACTGTGGCGACCGTTTTGGCAAAAGAATCGGATTTTAACATTGTTTTGCCCGATAATATCCAGGGCAATATAACCATGATGCTCGAAGATGTTACACTATACCAGGCTTTACAGGCACTTTCCAGAAGTGCAGATCTTACCTACTCAATAGAAAATGACATTATCTATATTAACAAAAAGAATCAACCGGCAGGCATCAGTGATATGGAAAATTTCTTCTATTATCCAAAATATATCAGTTTGGGCAAGTTGGCATCAGTACTAAAAAATTACCTTGGTCCGCAGGGGAAAATTGTCGTTGACGATTTCAGCGGAGTGGTAATCATCTCCGATACGAAAAAAAATCTCGATTTTATCAAAACTGTTATCAGCAAGATTGATAGAAACATTAAACAGGTTCTGATAAAAGCAAAAATCGTGGAGCTGACAAAAAGCGGAAGCCAGGACTTAGGTATACAGTGGGGGGCAACAATTAACAAAACAACGGGAAGCGATTTCCCTCACACGATACAAATCGGCGGCGGCGCCACAGGCGGTGATATAACCGGTTTAACACCTTCGGGCTCATCCGGATATTTTGTCAATATGCCGGTAGCCTCACCGGCCGGTGCTTTAAACATGATGCTCGGCAACTATGCAGGGTCTTTTCTCCTTGATATCCGCCTTCAGGCTCTGGAAGAGGCGGGTAAAGCAAAAGTCGTTTCAGAGCCCAGAATAATGACTATTAATAACCAGCAGGCAAGAATCGAAAGCGGCCAGGAATACAAATATAAAGTTATTGAAGAAAATGACGGAGATGTTGATACAGACGTGGAGGAAGATGAGGCAAAACTTGTGCTGGAGGTAAAACCTCAAATTACCCCCGATAACAAAATATTAATGAATATTTCTGTGGAAAAAAGCGAACTGGATTTCAGCCGTGCAGTTGACGGATACCCTATGAAATTCACACGCAAGGCGAATTCTTTAATAATGGTGGATGATGGTGAAACTGCAGTTATCGGCGGACTTACTCAGCAGACCACTTCACAGAGCAGCACTTCTGTTCCTTTTCTCAGTGAAATACCGTTTCTCGGGGCACTCTTTAAAAGTAAATCCACATCGAATAAAACCAATGAGCTGGTTATCTTTTTAACTCCGAAAATTGTTGAAAATAATGAAAGCGTGGCTGAAAATCAGTGAATTCCGGATTAGATTATGAAGTTCGTTTATAGAGGAACTCTTGACAACGGTGAAGCAACAAGCGGCAGCGTTGACGCAGCCGATGAAAACGAAGCATTTTCCAAGCTTGCCGACCGCGGCATTACCGTGGAAAAAATTTCTGTATCGGCTCTCGGAGGACTTGACAAGCACTGGAAAGAATTAAAAAACAAATATAAGAAAGTAAAACTCGAAGATCTTATAATTTTCACCAGACAATTCGCAACACTTTTTTCCGCCGGCATTCCAATGGTTACAATTCTGGAAAGACTGCAGTCACAAACCCAAAGTAAAAAGCTCGCTGAGAAGACAAAAGATATTCTGGCTGACGTGGAGGCCGGTTCACCTTTGAGTGTTGCATTCGGCAAACACAGGGATGTTTTTTCTCCCCTTTACATCAATATGCTCAATGTCGGTGAAGAAGGCGGTGTACTTGACATTGTCCTTGGCAGACTCACCACTATACTGGAAACTGACCTTGAAACAAAAAACAGAATAAAAACGGCCACACGCTACCCGAAAATGGTAATATCCGCAATAGTGGTGGCTTTTATCATCCTGCTTACTTTTGTAATACCGAAATTTGTAGGAATTTTCAGAAAATTTGACACAGAACTTCCTCTGCCTACAAAGATTTTAATCTGGCTCAACTCTTTTTTCCAGAATTACTGGTGGCTTCTTATAATAATCGTAGTAGGTTTGGTTTTTGGCTATAAGAAAGTGAAAAATACGAAAAAAGGCAAAGACTTTATCGACAAATACTCACTTCAGGTACCTGTGTTAGGCAATCTGATGCATAAAAT
Coding sequences within:
- a CDS encoding type II secretion system F family protein, which produces MKFVYRGTLDNGEATSGSVDAADENEAFSKLADRGITVEKISVSALGGLDKHWKELKNKYKKVKLEDLIIFTRQFATLFSAGIPMVTILERLQSQTQSKKLAEKTKDILADVEAGSPLSVAFGKHRDVFSPLYINMLNVGEEGGVLDIVLGRLTTILETDLETKNRIKTATRYPKMVISAIVVAFIILLTFVIPKFVGIFRKFDTELPLPTKILIWLNSFFQNYWWLLIIIVVGLVFGYKKVKNTKKGKDFIDKYSLQVPVLGNLMHKIYVSRIARILGLLYKSGIGIITSFEIVSEVTGNNILKSELLDIRDRVSGGTNIASAFVTSSYFPQVVSDMIAAGEETGQLDNMLFKISDYYDEEINYSINTLSSALEPILLVFIAGMVLILALGVFLPMWDMIKVFQ
- a CDS encoding secretin N-terminal domain-containing protein; the encoded protein is MWAKIKILLVFFILMISAASLYAENTKSTMQPEKLSQNVSLNLRNASIRTVATVLAKESDFNIVLPDNIQGNITMMLEDVTLYQALQALSRSADLTYSIENDIIYINKKNQPAGISDMENFFYYPKYISLGKLASVLKNYLGPQGKIVVDDFSGVVIISDTKKNLDFIKTVISKIDRNIKQVLIKAKIVELTKSGSQDLGIQWGATINKTTGSDFPHTIQIGGGATGGDITGLTPSGSSGYFVNMPVASPAGALNMMLGNYAGSFLLDIRLQALEEAGKAKVVSEPRIMTINNQQARIESGQEYKYKVIEENDGDVDTDVEEDEAKLVLEVKPQITPDNKILMNISVEKSELDFSRAVDGYPMKFTRKANSLIMVDDGETAVIGGLTQQTTSQSSTSVPFLSEIPFLGALFKSKSTSNKTNELVIFLTPKIVENNESVAENQ